Proteins from a genomic interval of Rhodothermus marinus:
- a CDS encoding ParA family protein codes for MITLTVCNHKGGTGKTTTAIHIAAALGLSGHRVLVIDLDPQGFLTRVMGVPEPPEEHSVLALFDPARSLREVRRHTVGGFDLLPSSTAMTRVMRQLNRPTDVLWAKEALEQSGLDYDVVIFDTAAAITVYSLNALVASQHVLVPVTPEYQPVLGAEQTAQTVHLVREKLNPTLFPPLFLFTQVDARKRAHQLYRRYMRRRYGDRVLEAVIRTSASLARSYEDGSTVFTREPYSRGARDYANVTDELMRRILQDREAGAVPNWSAPAPPLQEMRP; via the coding sequence ATGATTACTCTGACCGTCTGCAACCACAAGGGCGGCACCGGTAAGACCACGACGGCCATCCACATCGCAGCGGCACTCGGGCTCAGTGGCCACCGGGTGCTGGTTATCGATCTGGATCCGCAGGGGTTTCTGACCCGGGTTATGGGCGTGCCCGAGCCCCCTGAGGAGCATTCGGTGCTGGCCCTGTTCGATCCAGCGCGTTCGCTGCGCGAGGTACGCCGGCATACAGTGGGGGGATTCGATCTGCTGCCTTCCTCGACGGCGATGACGCGTGTGATGCGCCAGCTCAATCGCCCCACGGATGTGCTCTGGGCCAAGGAGGCGCTCGAGCAGAGCGGGCTGGACTATGACGTGGTTATTTTCGATACAGCCGCCGCCATTACCGTCTACAGTCTGAATGCGCTGGTGGCCAGCCAACACGTGCTCGTGCCCGTGACGCCCGAGTATCAGCCGGTGCTCGGTGCCGAGCAGACGGCCCAGACGGTGCACCTAGTACGTGAGAAACTCAACCCGACGCTTTTCCCCCCGCTTTTCCTGTTTACCCAGGTGGATGCCCGCAAACGTGCCCATCAGCTCTACCGTCGTTACATGCGCCGCCGTTATGGCGATCGCGTCCTGGAAGCGGTCATCCGCACCAGCGCCTCGCTGGCCCGCTCCTACGAGGACGGGTCCACCGTATTCACGCGCGAACCCTACTCACGTGGAGCCCGGGACTACGCAAACGTCACGGATGAACTGATGCGCCGCATTTTGCAGGATCGGGAAGCGGGCGCGGTGCCGAACTGGAGCGCACCGGCCCCGCCGCTTCAGGAGATGCGCCCGTAG
- the lnt gene encoding apolipoprotein N-acyltransferase, translating to MQVSLQARPCQILRHHFWTPAVLSGLLLGLSFPPVPLPGLVLTALVPLLLALEQTHTPLQALLAGVAATLLWVGLTLHWALRHAVPTAAFASSVGLLCLTLLMAVPAVIARAVQLRRGRAAALAAFVLSWMALEALLTYGPLPFPWLQLGYATLPLSFFRGLIATLGAPGLSLWVLGTNVLTYALLRQRNLMTSLLLASWLLLPLGFPEPASDPELRTVPVLVVQHGVPAATWDRMDGLERLAHLLTLTETALDTARLRPALILWPETALPDTSVLFRLRAWVAHRRIPLLTGAVVPADGPGSTRFAYTNSALLLQPDRPLGRYDKQRLVPFAEQVPLVETFPALQVLAVPAGGVAGYRSGRTPARFAVGPLRPGVLICFESFFGNLARRSAEEGANLLVVLTQDGWWGRGPVYRQHLQAARLRAIETGRAVVQVGADGLSALVLPSGRIAQELPPRRAAMRLFLAPLHEAPTPAVRLGDLLTPTVLLSLLLLLGWTFLKR from the coding sequence ATGCAAGTTAGCTTGCAGGCCCGCCCCTGTCAAATCCTGCGCCACCATTTCTGGACGCCGGCCGTGCTGAGCGGCCTGCTGCTGGGCCTGAGCTTTCCACCGGTGCCGCTACCGGGGCTGGTTCTGACCGCGCTGGTGCCCCTGTTGCTTGCGCTGGAGCAGACGCACACCCCGCTGCAGGCCCTGCTGGCCGGCGTGGCGGCCACGCTGCTCTGGGTCGGGCTGACGCTGCACTGGGCGCTGCGCCACGCGGTGCCCACGGCAGCTTTTGCCTCGTCGGTGGGCCTGCTGTGCCTGACGCTGCTCATGGCGGTGCCGGCGGTCATCGCCAGGGCGGTGCAGCTTCGCCGGGGACGGGCAGCCGCGCTGGCCGCGTTTGTGCTGAGCTGGATGGCACTCGAAGCGCTGCTCACCTACGGCCCGCTCCCCTTTCCCTGGTTGCAACTCGGCTATGCTACGCTGCCGCTGTCGTTCTTTCGGGGACTGATCGCTACGCTGGGCGCACCGGGCCTCTCGCTCTGGGTGCTGGGCACCAACGTACTGACCTATGCGCTACTCCGCCAGCGCAATCTAATGACAAGCCTGCTGCTGGCGAGCTGGCTGTTGCTACCGCTCGGCTTTCCCGAACCGGCATCAGATCCAGAACTCCGCACAGTACCCGTGCTGGTCGTGCAACATGGCGTACCGGCCGCCACGTGGGACCGCATGGACGGCCTGGAGCGCCTCGCGCACCTGTTGACGTTGACCGAGACGGCGCTGGACACGGCCCGTCTGCGCCCAGCCCTGATCCTATGGCCCGAAACGGCCCTGCCCGACACCTCGGTGCTTTTTCGCCTCCGCGCGTGGGTCGCTCACCGGCGGATTCCCCTGCTGACGGGAGCCGTCGTACCCGCCGACGGTCCGGGATCTACGCGCTTTGCCTACACGAACAGTGCATTGCTGCTGCAACCGGACCGTCCCCTCGGCCGATACGACAAGCAACGGCTGGTGCCCTTTGCCGAACAGGTCCCGCTCGTCGAGACTTTTCCGGCGCTGCAGGTGCTGGCCGTACCGGCCGGAGGGGTGGCCGGCTACCGCTCCGGCCGAACCCCCGCCCGCTTTGCGGTCGGCCCCCTGCGCCCCGGCGTACTCATCTGCTTCGAGAGCTTTTTCGGGAACCTGGCCCGACGCTCGGCCGAAGAAGGGGCGAACCTGCTGGTGGTGCTCACGCAGGACGGCTGGTGGGGACGCGGCCCGGTCTATCGACAGCACCTGCAGGCCGCGCGTCTGCGCGCCATCGAAACGGGCCGCGCCGTCGTGCAGGTCGGCGCCGACGGACTGTCGGCCCTGGTGCTGCCCTCCGGACGGATCGCTCAGGAGCTGCCGCCCCGGCGGGCCGCGATGCGCCTGTTCCTGGCACCGTTACACGAAGCGCCTACGCCCGCCGTGCGGCTCGGCGACCTCCTGACACCCACCGTCCTGCTGAGTCTTCTCCTGCTGCTGGGCTGGACCTTCCTGAAACGATGA
- a CDS encoding Maf family protein: MKLRVPLILASRSPRRRKLLAQLGLDFEVHPSDLDENATNHRLPEQLVEQLALEKARAVAARFPEALTLGADTIVVLDGDVLNKPADEAEARAMLRRLSGRTHTVYTGVALVHPASQREVVDYEATQVTFAPLTDAEIDAYVATGSPLDKAGAYGIQDDYGAVFIRRIEGDYYNVVGLPLHRLYRMLRNHFADLIED; the protein is encoded by the coding sequence ATGAAACTGCGCGTACCGCTGATTCTGGCCTCCCGCTCGCCCCGGCGCCGCAAGCTGCTGGCGCAGCTCGGGCTGGACTTCGAAGTGCATCCGAGCGATCTCGACGAGAACGCCACGAACCACCGGTTGCCGGAGCAACTGGTCGAGCAACTGGCGCTGGAAAAGGCACGCGCCGTGGCCGCCCGCTTTCCCGAGGCGCTCACGCTGGGCGCCGATACGATTGTCGTGCTCGACGGCGACGTGCTCAATAAACCCGCCGACGAAGCCGAAGCCCGCGCCATGCTGCGCCGCCTGAGCGGCCGCACGCACACGGTCTACACCGGCGTGGCGCTGGTGCATCCGGCCAGCCAGCGCGAAGTCGTCGACTACGAGGCCACGCAGGTCACCTTCGCCCCGCTGACCGACGCCGAAATCGACGCCTACGTCGCCACCGGCTCACCGCTCGACAAGGCCGGCGCCTACGGCATCCAGGACGACTACGGCGCTGTCTTCATCCGCCGCATCGAGGGCGACTACTACAACGTGGTGGGGCTCCCGCTGCACCGCCTCTACCGCATGCTTCGCAACCATTTTGCCGACCTGATCGAGGACTGA